The Novipirellula aureliae sequence AGGGGCTGATTGCAGGGCTCAATGCGGCTCGCAAAGTTGCCGGAAAAGATCCCTGGGTGCCGACAAGAGACCAAGCGTATATCGGTGTGTTGGTGGACGACTTGGTTACCGCAGGTACCGACGAACCGTACCGCATGTTTACCAGCCGAGCCGAGTATCGGTTGCTATTGCGACAAGACAATGCCGATCGTCGCTTGACCCCGATCGCCGATGAACTTGGGTTGATCGATGCAGATCGCCGATCTGCGTTTCAAGCGAAACAAAAGCAAATCGATGTGGCCAATGAGCTACTCAAAACGGCCCGCTTCGAGAACACGCCGGGCGATGTCTATCTGCGCCGCAACGATGTCGATTGGGATCAGGTTCGTAGCCACGTGCCAGGACTTAACCTGATCGATTCCGAAGCAGCTCGACAAGTGGTTTATGACATCAAATACGAAGGCTATATCAATCGGCAAAAGATGGAGGTTGAAAAACATCACCGACTTGCGGAAAAGAAGATTCCGGTCGCATTCGACTATAACGCGATCGGTCCACTGCGTCACGAAGCACGCGAAAAACTCAGCCGCGTCAGGCCACTCAATTTGGATCAAGCCAAACGCATCAGCGGCGTGACCCCCGCCGACTTGGCTTTGGTGCTAACGCATCTGGAAGGTAGGAAAAAGTAGCCGAGTCTCTTCGGGACTCACAAGGCCGGCACTCACAACGCCGAGACTCACAACGCCGGGACTCACAAGGCGGGGACTCACAAGGCGGGGACTCACAACGCGGGGACTCACAAGGCGGGGACTCACAAGGCTTCGCGTCTCGGAGAGACGCGGCTACTGGCTTGGGAAGTTCTGCGATTCGGAGCCGCGGCTGCGTTGGATCAAGCGGCCGCAGATGAACCCCAGAACGACGCCGAAGACGCCTGTGATGGCGACGGTCGTCACCAAAGTGCCCTTTGCCTTCGCCAAAATCGTGTTTTGAAACAGGTTCACACTCGCTTGAAAGCCGACGACTTTCCAACCTTCATCCGATGGGGTTAACGTCGCTGTCCAGCGTGCCGTTGTCGGCAATTCACTTCCGTCAACGAGCTTTAAGTGATCGGTCATTTGCCCCGTTGCAACGACCGTGGAAGCGTTTTGGAAAACGAATTCATCGTCGACGCGAAAGTCGCTTGTCACACTTTGAATGTTCGAGTTGACTCCGCCGTACAAATTCGACTGCATCTCCATAAAAGATTCATGTGTGCGATAAGTCGCTGCATCATACCAGGTAATCGCTGCGTCCTCGGCAAAGTCCTCAAGCATCATTTCAAGATTGCGTTCGGTGTACCGATTTCCGATGCGTTGCACGACGGAGTTGACGTCGCTCTCGACAGATGGTTCAGCAAATAGATTGGTGCAATCCATCGTGAAGATAGCGACACCAAGCATGAAGATTCTTAAGCTTGTAAACAATCGATTACTCGGAGGATGACATCGGGCAGGGGACGGTTCGTGAAGGGTTTAAGCATACCAAAGCGCCACCGCCAATCAACTCGCCCTGAGGTGTTCGCCAAAGACGAATCGCCATCGCTATTGAGCTTGTAAACAATCGACGACTCGGCAGATATCGTCAGGCAGTGGAGCTTCGATCGACATCGATTTGCCCGTTTGCGGGTGAGTTAACGTCAATCGCCGTGCGTGGAGAGCTTGGCGATCGAGCAGTACTCGTTTCGCGGATGGATCGCGAGATCCGGTTATCATCGCTTCGGTGACTTCCGCATGACCGGCATACAAGCGATCACACAGTATCGGGCAGCCGATGTGACTGAGGTGGACACGGATTTGATGGGTGCGTCCTGTTTTGGGCAGCACACGCACTTGCGTGAACCGTCCGTGCCGAGCGATCACTTCATAAAAGCTTGATGCTGGTTTACTGGTCGCGTGACTTTCGCGAATCGCCATTTTGTCACGCTGATACGGATGCCGCCCGATCGCAGCGTCGATGATGTCGCGGTCACGGTCTAGCTTTCCAGCGGTAATTGCAAAGTATTCTTTTTCGACCGTGCGGTTGGCAAATTGCTCGGCCAAGTTCATGTGGACGGCGTTATTCTTGGCAATCACGATCACGCCGCTGGTGTCCCGATCGAGCCGATGGACGATTCCTGGACGAGTCGATCCACCAACATCCGAAAGGGATTGAAAGCGAAACGCGAGTGCGCTGGTGAGGGTGCCGGTCCAGTTTCCTCGCGCAGGGTGGACGACCATGCCAGGTGGTTTGTTGACGACAACCATGCCATCGTCTTCGAACAAAATGTCCAGCGGGATGTTCTCGCCAACGGTGTCGTCCAAGACCGGTTCGGGCAAGCGAAAACGAATTTGCTGGCCCGCTTTAATCTTGACACTCGGGCGAACCGTTCTGCCGTCGAGTGTCGCCCCGTCCGCCTGGATCGCTTGAGTGATTTGGCTACGGCTGAAACCATCGGACGCTTGAGTCAAGAACAGGTCGATGCGCTGCCCTGCCGCCGATTCGGGGACCACGATATCGCGATAAGCTGTCTCGGGCGAGATGGGAAGGGACTCCGAGTCAGAATCGTCTTCGATTTCATCTTCTATTTCGTTGGTTTCATCACTCACGGTGAATCCGAGGCTTCAGCTGCAGGTTCCGGCTCTGCTGTAGGTTCTGGCTCTGCTGCAGGTTCTGGCTCAGCTGTAGGTTCCGGCTCTGCTGTAGGTTCTGGCTCTGCTGCAGGTTCCGGCTCTGCTGTAGGTTCCGGCTCTGCTGTAGGTTCCGGCTCAGCTGTAGGTTCTGGCTCTGCTGCAGGTTCTGGCTCTGCTGTAGGTTCCGGCTCAGCTGTAGGTTCCGGCTCAGCTGTAGGTTCCGGCTCTGCTGCAGGTTCTGGATCAGCTGCAGGTTCTGGATCAGCTGTAGGTTCTGGATCAGCTGCAGGTTCCGGTTCTGCTGCAGGTTCGAGTTCCATCGCTGGATCGGCTTCTGCCTCGGTTTCACTGCCTTGCAATTCCATTTCGCCTTGTTCAGCAGGAGCATCGGTTTCGGAAATGTCGGCGTCTTCGGGTAGATTCAAACCATCGGCTGGTTCCTCTTCACTCTCGCCACCTTCTAGTTCCATCATGCTCATATCGGGCGAATCGGGTAGTGCGGCTCCACTTGGCAAGGATGGTGGCAAGGCTGGATCAGCAGGCGTGAAATCTTGGTCTGCGAACCAGCTCAAGAATGCCTGGATTTCGGGTTTATTGAGGGCGGTGATACGATCTTGGCAAGCCTGGGCCATCCCCTTGGATTCGCCAATTTTGATGCAATCTTCGTAAAGGGAGATCGCTTCGTCGATGTTGCCGAGTGATTCGGCGACACGAGCCATCCCGAAAGTCGCTCGTGAGCGGATCAGTTCGTTATGATCGCCATCGATCGCGGATTGAAATGCTTTGTTTGCATCTTCCAATTGTGTGACAGCGTCTTCACGACTTAAAAACAAGGCTTGGGTGCCTTGAGCCAACAATTGGCTGCCA is a genomic window containing:
- a CDS encoding nuclear transport factor 2 family protein; amino-acid sequence: MLGVAIFTMDCTNLFAEPSVESDVNSVVQRIGNRYTERNLEMMLEDFAEDAAITWYDAATYRTHESFMEMQSNLYGGVNSNIQSVTSDFRVDDEFVFQNASTVVATGQMTDHLKLVDGSELPTTARWTATLTPSDEGWKVVGFQASVNLFQNTILAKAKGTLVTTVAITGVFGVVLGFICGRLIQRSRGSESQNFPSQ
- a CDS encoding RluA family pseudouridine synthase, whose product is MEDDSDSESLPISPETAYRDIVVPESAAGQRIDLFLTQASDGFSRSQITQAIQADGATLDGRTVRPSVKIKAGQQIRFRLPEPVLDDTVGENIPLDILFEDDGMVVVNKPPGMVVHPARGNWTGTLTSALAFRFQSLSDVGGSTRPGIVHRLDRDTSGVIVIAKNNAVHMNLAEQFANRTVEKEYFAITAGKLDRDRDIIDAAIGRHPYQRDKMAIRESHATSKPASSFYEVIARHGRFTQVRVLPKTGRTHQIRVHLSHIGCPILCDRLYAGHAEVTEAMITGSRDPSAKRVLLDRQALHARRLTLTHPQTGKSMSIEAPLPDDICRVVDCLQAQ
- a CDS encoding tetratricopeptide repeat protein, producing the protein MKSERRHELQENYLAYYLGRINGWIEPYSKPIGFGVVALFVVAIGFSLYSSKVTGERSDATLSLMQETDAQDPAALEQVPVRYPGTPAAAWAELQRGSQLLAQGTQALFLSREDAVTQLEDANKAFQSAIDGDHNELIRSRATFGMARVAESLGNIDEAISLYEDCIKIGESKGMAQACQDRITALNKPEIQAFLSWFADQDFTPADPALPPSLPSGAALPDSPDMSMMELEGGESEEEPADGLNLPEDADISETDAPAEQGEMELQGSETEAEADPAMELEPAAEPEPAADPEPTADPEPAADPEPAAEPEPTAEPEPTAEPEPTAEPEPAAEPEPTAEPEPTAEPEPTAEPEPAAEPEPTAEPEPTAEPEPAAEPEPTAEPEPAAEASDSP